Proteins encoded by one window of Pseudomonas sp. PSKL.D1:
- the ada gene encoding bifunctional DNA-binding transcriptional regulator/O6-methylguanine-DNA methyltransferase Ada, translating to MNSYSTDTQRWQAVQSRDPAAIGHFVYAVRTTGVYCQPSCKSRLAKRENVEFFSNAAAAELAGYRACRRCLNNPSHNRRGDLVARACRLLETEDAPPSLNQLGEQLAVSPFHLQRQFKAHTGLTPKAYASAFRARRLRERLGDGHGSVTDAIYDAGYNSNSRFYESADQRLGMRPLAYRSGGTGATIHFAIGQCSLGAILVAQSEKGICAILLGDQPEALLEQLQDQFPKARLIGGDPGYERLVAEVVGFVEAPALGLDLPLDVQGTAFQERVWQALREVPVGSRVSYTAIAERIGAPKAVRAVAQACAANRIAVAIPCHRVVRQDGDISGYRWGVERKRQLLERETALS from the coding sequence ATGAACAGCTACAGCACCGACACTCAACGCTGGCAAGCCGTGCAAAGCCGCGATCCCGCCGCCATCGGCCACTTCGTCTACGCCGTGCGTACCACTGGCGTTTACTGCCAGCCCAGTTGCAAGTCGCGCTTGGCCAAACGCGAGAACGTCGAGTTCTTCAGCAATGCCGCTGCTGCCGAACTGGCCGGCTACCGCGCTTGTCGGCGCTGCCTGAACAACCCTTCACACAACCGCCGCGGCGACCTCGTTGCTCGCGCTTGCCGCCTGCTCGAAACCGAAGATGCCCCGCCCAGCCTCAACCAGTTAGGCGAGCAACTGGCCGTCAGCCCGTTCCACCTTCAACGTCAGTTCAAGGCTCACACCGGCCTCACGCCGAAGGCCTACGCATCGGCCTTCCGCGCCAGGCGTCTGCGCGAGCGGCTGGGTGATGGGCACGGTTCAGTCACCGATGCCATCTACGATGCTGGCTACAACTCCAACAGCCGCTTTTACGAAAGTGCAGATCAACGCCTTGGCATGCGCCCACTGGCCTACCGTTCGGGCGGCACGGGCGCGACCATTCATTTCGCCATTGGCCAATGCTCGTTGGGGGCCATTCTGGTGGCTCAAAGCGAGAAGGGCATTTGCGCTATCCTGTTGGGCGATCAGCCCGAAGCATTGCTGGAGCAGTTGCAGGACCAGTTCCCCAAAGCCCGGCTGATCGGTGGCGACCCAGGCTACGAACGCCTGGTGGCCGAAGTGGTGGGTTTTGTTGAAGCCCCGGCCCTCGGCCTGGACTTGCCGCTGGATGTGCAAGGCACCGCCTTTCAGGAGCGGGTATGGCAAGCCCTGCGTGAAGTGCCGGTTGGCAGCCGGGTCAGCTACACCGCCATCGCCGAGCGTATCGGTGCCCCCAAGGCCGTGCGCGCCGTGGCTCAGGCCTGCGCGGCCAACCGCATCGCGGTGGCTATCCCGTGCCACCGCGTGGTGCGTCAGGACGGTGATATCAGCGGCTATCGCTGGGGCGTGGAACGCAAGCGGCAATTGCTTGAGCGAGAAACGGCACTCTCCTGA
- a CDS encoding DNA-3-methyladenine glycosylase family protein: MILADLTPEAYCEASAYLAGMDPDWARHIAAVGPCLHQATPGREPYEALVRAIAYQQLHARAAEAILGRLLALFPECSFPAPQQLLGVPPETMRACGFSASKLATVQGIAQATLDGKVPCRNEALAMSDESLIERLVALRGVGRWTVEMLLIYSLERSDILPVDDFGVREGYRRLKGMDKAPTPAKMRAIGGAWSPYRTIAAWYLWRA; the protein is encoded by the coding sequence ATGATCCTGGCTGACCTCACCCCTGAAGCTTACTGCGAGGCATCCGCCTACCTGGCGGGTATGGACCCCGACTGGGCGCGGCATATTGCCGCTGTCGGCCCATGCCTGCATCAGGCAACGCCTGGCCGTGAGCCTTACGAGGCGTTGGTTCGTGCAATTGCCTACCAGCAACTGCACGCCCGCGCTGCCGAGGCGATATTGGGCCGCCTGTTGGCGCTGTTCCCTGAATGCAGCTTTCCTGCACCCCAACAACTGCTTGGGGTGCCGCCAGAGACAATGCGTGCTTGTGGTTTCTCGGCGAGCAAGCTGGCCACGGTTCAAGGCATTGCCCAAGCCACCCTCGACGGCAAGGTACCTTGCAGAAATGAAGCGTTGGCAATGAGTGACGAATCCTTGATCGAGCGCCTGGTGGCGTTGCGCGGTGTGGGGCGCTGGACGGTGGAAATGCTGTTGATCTACAGCCTGGAGCGTTCGGACATTTTGCCCGTGGACGATTTTGGCGTGCGCGAAGGGTATCGACGGCTCAAGGGAATGGACAAAGCCCCCACTCCAGCAAAGATGCGCGCCATTGGCGGCGCCTGGAGCCCCTATCGGACCATTGCTGCCTGGTACCTGTGGCGGGCCTGA
- a CDS encoding sigma-70 family RNA polymerase sigma factor, which yields MQINDTLKPAEVALLYQSHHAWLRGWLRSRVGCQEHAADLAQDTFVRLLRARQVSPLKEPRAYLSSIARGLMIDQFRRRALERAYQESLALVPEGEMPSEEHRLIILDTLERLDRALLLLKPRARQAFLLAQLDGLSIPQIALRLDVSRATVERDLAKALGACYRLRYADL from the coding sequence ATGCAGATCAACGACACGCTCAAGCCGGCCGAAGTCGCCCTGCTCTATCAGTCCCATCATGCATGGTTGCGTGGCTGGCTGCGCAGCCGGGTCGGCTGCCAGGAACACGCGGCCGACCTGGCCCAGGACACCTTCGTGCGCCTGCTGCGTGCACGGCAAGTATCTCCACTCAAAGAGCCGCGCGCCTACCTCAGCAGCATTGCCCGCGGCCTGATGATCGACCAGTTCCGACGCCGCGCGCTGGAACGCGCCTATCAAGAAAGCCTGGCCTTGGTGCCTGAGGGCGAAATGCCCAGCGAAGAACACCGGCTGATCATTCTCGATACCCTTGAGCGCCTTGACCGCGCCTTGCTTTTGCTCAAGCCCCGCGCCCGCCAAGCCTTTTTGCTGGCCCAGCTCGATGGCCTTAGCATCCCGCAAATCGCCCTGAGGCTAGATGTATCGCGCGCCACCGTTGAGCGAGACTTGGCCAAGGCACTGGGCGCCTGCTACCGGTTACGTTATGCCGACCTGTAG
- a CDS encoding FecR domain-containing protein → MPTCSNVPSQAQVDQAIEWLVKLRFDAPSPRTEQQFQQWLAVHPNNAEAWQRVSNMSDELAGLPGNLSRRTLEGSQRQRTSRRDHLKLLAVLAVGGSLGWTAREPLGLPSLMADSSTTTGERRTMQGSDGSRIQLNTTSAIDLHYTRDLRELTLLRGEISLDSNADDNRPFRIATRVGDLATQDGQLLLRDNSLGLLLAVRRGEVTLFPSSSTPYRAHSGEVLQVSADGTFKPAALHGDPWGWTDGVLSVQQMPLGEFVAELARYRPGMLRCAPEAAGLKVSGTYQLADTEQILQLLARSLPVRVDYHTRYWVNIVLS, encoded by the coding sequence ATGCCGACCTGTAGCAACGTGCCCAGCCAGGCCCAGGTAGACCAAGCCATCGAATGGCTTGTGAAGCTGCGCTTCGACGCCCCGAGCCCACGTACCGAGCAGCAATTTCAGCAATGGTTGGCCGTTCACCCGAACAATGCAGAGGCCTGGCAACGGGTAAGCAACATGAGCGACGAACTGGCCGGACTGCCTGGCAACCTGAGCCGACGCACCCTGGAAGGTAGCCAGCGCCAACGCACAAGCCGCCGCGACCATTTGAAACTGCTGGCGGTGTTGGCCGTCGGCGGCAGTTTGGGCTGGACCGCACGCGAGCCGCTGGGGTTACCGTCGTTGATGGCCGACAGCAGCACGACGACCGGCGAACGTCGCACCATGCAGGGCAGTGACGGCAGCCGTATCCAACTCAACACCACCAGCGCCATCGACTTGCACTACACCCGTGACCTGCGCGAACTGACGCTGCTGCGCGGCGAAATCAGCCTGGACAGCAACGCCGACGATAACCGCCCGTTCCGCATTGCCACACGCGTGGGCGATCTCGCCACTCAGGATGGCCAGTTGCTGCTGCGCGATAACAGCCTCGGGTTGCTGTTGGCGGTGCGTCGTGGCGAGGTGACCTTGTTCCCTTCCTCTTCCACGCCATACCGTGCCCATTCCGGTGAAGTCCTGCAGGTATCGGCAGACGGCACATTCAAGCCGGCCGCTTTGCATGGCGACCCGTGGGGCTGGACCGACGGCGTGCTGAGTGTGCAGCAAATGCCGCTGGGCGAGTTTGTTGCCGAACTGGCGCGCTACCGCCCGGGCATGCTGCGCTGCGCGCCGGAAGCGGCCGGGCTGAAAGTGTCCGGCACTTACCAGTTGGCCGACACCGAACAGATACTGCAGCTGCTGGCGCGCAGCCTGCCGGTTCGGGTCGACTATCACACCCGTTACTGGGTGAACATCGTCCTGAGCTAA
- a CDS encoding MFS transporter — protein MNMRLLAGLLFAVSVVGFSLGASLPLVSLRLHEAGASTLQIGIISAIPAAGMMLSAFMVDACCRYLTRRTIYLLCFSLCTVSIALLEQAFDSIWLLAALRLGLGIGMGIAIILGESWVNELCPDHNRGKIMALYATSFTGFQVLGPAMLSVLGANSPWITGVVTACYGLALLCIVLTVPNDHVAHGDEGEKSFGLAGFFRVAPSLCVAVLFFSFFDAVVLSLLPVYATSHGFAVGVAALMVTVVFAGDMVFQLPLGWLADRVERTGLHLVCGLVAMAIGIALPWLLQMTWLLWPLLVLLGAVAGGIYTLALVLIGQRFKGQDLVTANASVGLLWGVGSLVGPLVSGAAMDVAPHGLPMALAVMAGLFVCFARQSYRRAGRLRAVAD, from the coding sequence ATGAACATGCGTTTGCTGGCGGGCCTTCTGTTCGCCGTGTCGGTTGTCGGCTTCAGTTTGGGGGCCAGCCTGCCGCTGGTGTCGTTGCGTCTTCACGAGGCCGGTGCGAGCACCTTGCAGATCGGCATCATTTCGGCGATTCCCGCGGCGGGGATGATGCTCTCGGCGTTCATGGTCGACGCCTGCTGCCGGTACCTGACCCGGCGCACCATCTATTTGCTGTGCTTCAGCCTGTGCACGGTCAGCATCGCCCTGCTGGAGCAGGCATTCGATTCGATCTGGTTGCTGGCAGCGCTGCGGCTAGGCCTGGGCATCGGCATGGGCATCGCGATCATTCTGGGCGAGTCGTGGGTCAACGAACTGTGCCCCGACCACAATCGCGGCAAGATCATGGCGCTGTACGCCACCAGCTTCACCGGCTTCCAGGTGCTTGGCCCCGCCATGCTGTCGGTACTGGGCGCCAACAGCCCGTGGATTACCGGTGTGGTGACCGCCTGTTATGGGCTGGCGCTGCTGTGCATCGTGCTCACCGTGCCAAACGATCATGTGGCGCATGGCGACGAGGGTGAAAAGAGCTTTGGCCTGGCCGGGTTCTTCCGCGTGGCGCCCTCGCTGTGCGTGGCGGTGCTGTTCTTTTCGTTCTTCGATGCCGTGGTGCTGTCGCTGTTGCCGGTGTATGCCACCAGCCATGGCTTTGCAGTGGGCGTGGCGGCGTTGATGGTCACCGTGGTGTTCGCCGGCGACATGGTGTTCCAGCTGCCACTGGGCTGGCTGGCCGACCGGGTCGAGCGCACCGGGCTGCACCTGGTGTGCGGGTTGGTGGCGATGGCGATCGGTATCGCGCTGCCATGGTTGTTGCAGATGACCTGGCTGCTGTGGCCGCTGCTGGTGCTGTTGGGGGCAGTGGCGGGTGGCATCTACACCCTGGCGCTGGTACTGATCGGCCAACGCTTCAAGGGCCAGGACCTGGTCACGGCCAACGCCAGCGTGGGGTTGTTGTGGGGTGTTGGCAGCCTGGTCGGGCCGCTGGTCAGCGGTGCGGCAATGGATGTGGCACCCCATGGGCTGCCGATGGCGCTGGCGGTGATGGCAGGCTTGTTCGTATGTTTTGCGCGCCAGTCGTATCGGCGGGCGGGCAGGTTGCGGGCAGTGGCGGACTGA
- a CDS encoding MFS transporter, whose translation MAISSTSTASTGAASQANPLVMRIIAFCALAHLINDLIQSVLPAIYPMLKANYDLSFTQIGLITLTFQVTASLLQPWVGFFTDRRPTPNLLPMGTLCTLVGIVMLAFVGSFPMILLASALVGIGSSTFHPETSRIARLASGGRFGLAQSTFQVGGNAGSAFGPLLAAAIVIPFGQTHVAWFGVAALFFFAVTLMLRRWYKEHLNQAKARKAVQATHGISRQRVIAALIVLGLLVFSKYFYMASFTSYFTFYLIEKFDLSVASSQLHLFLFLGAVAAGTFFGGPIGDRIGRKAVIWFSILGVAPFTLALPYADLFWTTVLSVVIGFILASAFSAIVVYAQELVPGSVGMIAGIFFGLMFGFGGIGAALLGYVADLRGIEYVYGVCSFLPLFGLLAVFLPNTGKR comes from the coding sequence ATGGCCATCAGCAGCACCTCCACCGCCAGCACCGGAGCGGCCAGCCAGGCCAACCCGCTGGTGATGCGCATCATCGCCTTTTGTGCCTTGGCGCACCTGATCAACGACCTGATTCAGTCGGTGCTGCCGGCGATCTACCCGATGCTCAAGGCCAACTACGACCTGAGTTTTACCCAGATCGGCCTGATTACCCTGACGTTCCAGGTAACCGCGTCGCTGTTGCAGCCATGGGTGGGCTTTTTCACTGACCGCCGGCCCACGCCTAACCTTTTACCGATGGGCACGCTTTGCACGCTGGTCGGCATTGTCATGCTGGCGTTCGTCGGCAGCTTCCCGATGATTTTGTTGGCGTCGGCGTTGGTGGGAATTGGCTCATCAACGTTCCACCCTGAAACATCGCGCATCGCGCGTTTGGCTTCCGGGGGGCGTTTCGGCCTGGCGCAATCCACCTTCCAGGTGGGCGGCAACGCAGGTTCAGCCTTCGGCCCGCTGCTGGCGGCGGCCATCGTCATCCCGTTTGGCCAGACCCACGTCGCCTGGTTTGGCGTTGCGGCACTGTTCTTCTTTGCGGTAACGCTGATGCTGCGCCGTTGGTACAAGGAACACCTCAACCAGGCCAAGGCGCGCAAGGCCGTGCAGGCCACCCACGGCATTTCGCGCCAGCGGGTGATTGCTGCCTTGATCGTGCTGGGTTTGCTGGTGTTCTCCAAGTACTTCTACATGGCCAGCTTCACCAGCTACTTCACCTTTTACCTGATCGAGAAATTCGACCTGTCGGTGGCCAGTTCGCAACTGCACCTGTTCCTGTTCCTGGGTGCCGTGGCGGCGGGCACCTTTTTTGGTGGCCCGATTGGCGACCGTATCGGGCGCAAGGCTGTGATCTGGTTCTCGATCCTTGGCGTGGCGCCATTCACCCTGGCGTTGCCGTATGCCGACCTGTTCTGGACCACCGTGCTGAGCGTGGTGATCGGCTTCATCCTGGCCTCGGCGTTTTCCGCCATCGTGGTGTATGCACAGGAACTGGTGCCGGGCAGCGTGGGCATGATTGCCGGGATTTTCTTCGGGCTGATGTTCGGCTTTGGCGGTATCGGCGCAGCGTTGCTGGGCTATGTGGCCGACCTGCGCGGTATCGAGTATGTGTATGGCGTGTGCTCGTTTTTGCCGTTGTTCGGGTTGTTGGCGGTATTTTTGCCAAATACCGGCAAGCGCTGA